The segment AAAAATAAAAGCTTGAATAGAAATGGTTCTATTTTATCtaatcataattttttgaataCGAACAATtataacaacaacaataatgataataataacaataataataataataataatatgcTGAGTAGTGCTAGtgtaaatttaaataacTCCAACCtcaataatataaatagtaacaccataaataataatactaaCATGAATAGTACCAACataatgaataataatattttaagtAATAACATATTAAGTAACaataatgtgaataatacaaataagGATTTTTTGGCAAATAATTTCAATCTTAAGAAAAACACACATTATGCTTCACTTACAAGCAATGggaataatatgaatttattgaatgaatcatttatttcataCAATAGTAATActgaaaatattaataataatcatagTAATAATCTTCCAGGTAATCATAATATGAATGCACATGCTGATAAAAATGTTGCATATGTAAATcctttaaataataataataatatagatataaatagtaaaaaggaaaataatttacttttgacaaattataaaaatagcTATTTGAATAATACTAATAGTGGTAGTAATACTTTTTCAAATTGTGGACAAAGGGTTAATCAATTAAAATGTTTAAACacttataataataaattgaatgaagaattattaaatgaaaaatatataaataatgaggatttaaaagatgatttgaaaaatttaattaatatagaTTTTATTAACGATATTGATATGgaatatgaagaaaaacattcatataataatggaACTTTTTTAACAACACCAAATTCTGGTTTATTACAAAGACACACATATCCAAAGAATATCCCATCACCTAATGAAAATACTTTACTTACAGTTGTTTCCTCCACATCCAATAATGGTAacattaataaaatgaGAGAATACCAAACAAATTATGACAAACTtccatataataatgttatGAATTGTGatgaacaaaattatatgatgaattttaatcaaacaaataatgataataatgataataataataataataataattatatgtttcaTGATGATTTTCCACATACTAATCTACAATTAaatagtagtaataataataagcTTCTTCATTTATCGAGTTTTAATAGTAGTACTCCAACTAATGGTGCTATCATGATAGATgattttaattattatcaagATGACAAATTTAACGTACATAAcaataataagaaaattttatatacaaacTATTATAATTCTTGTGAAATGTCTAGTCCAAATTctaatatgaaaaataatcaaaatacAACATTTAATATGGATGCAACAattaatgataattatacacatatggaaaatataaaacataataataacaatagtaccaacattaataataataataactCTTTATATAGAAGTACTTTAAATCCaaaaaattttttgaatGATTTAAccttaaataataattatactaattttgatgataattttaaagatatcaaaaaaaatgatgaaaaaatgaaagatTATGATATCATCAAAGTTAATGATGAGgataacaaaaaatttcTAAGTTACCCTTTTCATGCATCCTCACACATAGATACTGATCAAAATTTTACAAACAGTTATGTaaactttttttaaaaatcaaatatgttatatatatatatatatatttattgtgcattataaattattaccgtattataaatataaatacattacAGAGTtggtaaaaataaaacatttaatGAGTAGTTGTAAATAgtattttatcatttttttttattttatttttttttttttataaatataccAGCACATATTATCATGCCCTGTCCTTcccttttattttatatgtacattattttaagttttaaaaaatataaaaatattgtaaCTGCGtagtatatttattatataacacaaactttttaaatatatatgccTGTAAcctttataatattattttataatttttaaaaaatttgcctaattatatatttttaaatatattttataaatattattttaatttttaatttttaatttttaatttttttttttttttttttttttttttctcttttaaTGTTAAATGTATTGTTCTATAAatttatgaaaattattatttctttttttttttttttttatatttattattattttattaaaatttcttatggatttcaaaataatcaaaaatgtttatatattatatattatatatatataatatattaatccgaattatatattaatataaatatgttcttgttttattttttttttaatttataaatacgaacaaataataagaaaaataaattatatttttaatcttgttaaaaagtaaattttaatatatttttaaatatatatataatatacattttatatttttgtgaAATTATATTGTGGTTATAAcgatatatattatatatataatattatatatccaATTAAAAGctttctttattttttcattaatttaaatattaaaaaacaaatggtcttttgttttataattaagatactattattatattttattacatttataaatatatcatatatttttttttttttttttaaattattataatgagtattttattttattttattttatttttatatcctTTTAAAGAATGTcgaaaaaaatatgttctaaatactaataaaatatatattatatatatattatatgacataaaagatattattaaatatgtacgagtgaatatattatatatattagttttattatataattaagtattattttacttttattaatgATTTTGGTAgtttcataatttttattgtgtaattataatatataaaaacatgtatacattttattatatatgatataatgtatgtatatttaaaaactgtagttattttttaaattgattttaattaaagtattaaaaatatgaattgTAATTAATCATAAAGcgttattataattatatatatatatatatatatatatatatattatatttcatttattatattttaatttttttttttttttttctttcttacTGTAATGTTTTTAGTTCATTGtagattttttttaattttgtattacttctatataattaatttttatttaaattgAAATTAAATTCAAAAAGATTTAACAGATGTTTTAgttgtttttctttttcccctttttttcttttgtattaacattattattattatattaattttttttgtattttactctttttttttttatttcaaatGAGGGGAAATAAACACGTTCCTTATTTAaggaatatattattatatattttaataatacaaatggTAATATTTCTCCAATAAAATAAGAgaaaatatgtacatacatataaatatatatatatatatatatatatatatttgcacatatttatcatatgtATGATTTATAAAGATGCCTGACacaaaatatgaaaatttaCTTCAATatgatttaaaaatatatagaaatgatatattagaaaaagaaaaaaaaaaaaatgatttaagaaatattttattttttccatCTTTATTTTGGTTTAATGGGCAATTTTGTCCACCCATTCCTGTTGTAAAATATGATAGCAATTTGTGTACTTTCAAAGTAAAAGATTATGTGACATGCTCAATACATAAATTTAGTGTAATTATCAGAAGAATTGTTAAGAATGAAATATTACATGTTAATATGTTTAATGAGAAGAAAGTTTTGTCATgtgttttttatataaatattgattatatattaaaattatctaatattataaacaaatatatgcTATTGGATTTTGTACGTTTAACTACTTCTTTAtttgaaaaagaaaatgaacttataaaatatacttataaaaaaaatacttCCTTATGgtataaattattttgttataatgaaaaaaatgaaattcATTTGTTTGATGTcgaaaaaaataaatccCTTTTAAGCTTTAGTGAAAAAAACCAAATTACTTGCTTaacatttaattttttatatataagtaaaaaaaatagtttatataataaattattcaacgatatatatgatgaaaataaaataaaaatcgTGGACATAgataatattgataaaCAAATTGTAACAAAGAATATGTACTGTTTTGAATTATCAcaagataaaataaataatacttATAACACTTGTAAAGATAATGAGaaacatttaaaaatattcaaaaatCTTTTTTATCAATTAATTTATGGAGATGATCAAGGAAATGtctatttttttgttcctcaaaaaaatgtgaaaatcaaaaaaaaattaagaaatgaaaaaattaatcTTATAGAAACAAATGttaaagaatattttaaagtacaaaataaaaatgatttatatcataatattaagaataatcattatatttttgtagCTTATAAGGAATGTATCCAAGTTGTccaattttatttttttgaaatttattttgttatcaattttgttcatgaaaaattatattccATGACAACCAAATTTAATAACTTAGgacaaaattatttatcattttctaccaaaaattatgtaaaaatatataatattaatgaaatgaaagaaattaattctataaataataatataataatacaaaaacATGACGAAAACaatgaaaaggaaaatatcATTTTACATGAAATAGATAGATCTAGTGAAAATCAAGAAGTAcaagaagaagaagaagaagaagaaaaaaaaaaaaaaaaaaaaaaaaattgtttaATTGCCTGCCCTGTTCAGAAATTACATGAACAGACAggtgaaaaaaatataaatgaaaattataaggAGATAATATTTGATGATAtggaatataaaaaatatgagaATAATGAGAATATGgaagaacaaaataagaatgatagtttcatttatacatcaaataaaaatcataaaaataataataacaaaaacATTTCGGATAAAAAAGATTTGAAATATTACACATGTATCCATTTTGATTCAGCCgacaatatttatatatcgAGTGATAAAGGTATTATAAATGTGTACAActtaaatgaaaaaaggATTATTAAATCTTTCCATATTAATtgtaaaataattttttatttatatttttttatattaaataataaagagtatatatatatatatgattcagaaaaattttattgtttatatgtaataGATGAGAAGAAGaatgtttataaaatatttactCTAAGTTTATGgatatattacataatttgttttaataataacataattttttctctAGGAAATgagaatatatataatttacagttaaaaaaatataataataataataataataatatattaaattcgatatattcaaataatattaacatttgtatatttttaattaatcATCCTCAATTACCAATTATAgcttttattaataaaaagtCGGTATTTGGATTTTTCTATTTAACTAAGgttcaaaaaaaaagaccaaatcaggaaaaaaatataatcattCCGAATATAAGAGAAAATCAACATATAATATCTATATGTTGGTTTGGAAAGccaaaaaatattataaaaaataaagatattttatttgatcatgataatataaatgatattattGAAAAGACAAATAATTCAAATGATGTCCAAACGAATTCGCATTGTGTATACGAATCCGTATGTTTAAAGAATAACCATATAGATATAATAGAAAACAATGtaacaaaagaaaataataaaaaaaagagaaaaaaaaggaatatgatgaaaatgGAAGGTTTAAAAATtgatatgaataataatatatatcccAATACATTTGATACATATCttgtaatattaaatgaaaaaggtttgtatttatataatattataactaatgaaatattaaaattgaATAATGAATTGTTAAATAATTTGTATGAATTTAAAGGAAAGAAATATATGGCATCTACTATATTTAATAACGAAATTTAcgtttttattttatatgagaagaaattattattttttaatcaCAATATGGAATTTGATAGTTATGATATAAACTTGAAtgagaaaataaataaaatgtatttaaaagacaatattttatttttactatctaatagtaatatatatttcatttttatagaatatttattaataaatcttcttaataaaaaattcaatgttttaaaaaattgtataCATGATATAAAAGATGATACAAATGGtgttataataaatagtaatatgagtaataacataaatagTGATATTATTCATGCAAATAATCATATTGAGAAGTTAGTGTACCAAGAAAAAgagaatgaaaaaaaatatgtcTCTCAAGGTcatgaattatatatcagaaaattaaaattccctcaaaattttaaaatacttctttttgatttttattatatgacGAATGGTGAATTATACATAGcaatattttcaaaaaaaaaaaaaattatgatatataaaataaatttatatcatgaggattataataatagaaaacaaagaaatgaagaaaatacaATTCTAGAAATTGAAGCTCAATTAATTGCACAGTTTATTAACTTTTACATTTTTGAgcatataaataaagtTGGTAGTATTTTATGtatgaaatttttttacaattctgaaaaaaaaaaaatttatttagTTTTTGGAGGTTTAGAacaatttcttttttcatggaactttttaaaataccccattatacaaaaaaaatgaaaataaaaatgggAAGATGTCAATATGTAAACATGAGTTGGcaaataaatgaataaataaataaataaataaatatatatatatatatatatatatatatatatatatatatatatatatgtatatatgtatatatgcatatatgtatatatgtgtgtattcaaaaaagacaaaaaaaagtaatacgatttttaaattaaatataataaaatcatataaaaatataacggaaattatctaataattatattgtacatttttgttatttgtgttattatttgttcatGTAATTCTTTTACATGGTTTTTAAAAACGTGCTGTTCctacaaaaagaaaatatatatatatatatatatatatatatcatatatgaaaaagtttttcctttttttttgaatgtataatatacataattttttggtttacataaatgtatatacatatatatatatatatatatatatatatatatatttatttatttatttatttttaattagTGCACCTTTATATTTGTTGTTGGcgtataaataaatttatatgcataacttgttttttttgattgttcatttaaaaatatatcaaaaagATAAACTGTTTTCAAAAAgtgtaaattttttatgttttttaattccataatattttttataaaatctTCATTGTTCCATTGTTCATTTGAATAAAAGGACAGATCTCGTTGttcatcttttatattgtataaatttgaaaaatataaaacttCTTCATGTGgtatatttatacttttttgtttttgttgTATATGAAtcttttgttttatatgtgttaataaattatgtCTTAATTTTTGACCTTCCAATTTTGGGGAacttaataaaatattttcatcttGGTGCTTATCATTTTggttttcattttttttgcttttcaaaaaataattttttacattattatgattatttgAGTCATTATggttaatatattcatttatatttttattgaaTATATCATTTGATATATGTTGTgaacatttatttttttcattatgtTGCTCGAcagaatatatatttttttctgtattataaatatataaatataaatctCTTATTCTGTCAATATCCCATTTTATCATAGCAATTCTATCTAAGCCTATTCCTACAGCTAGATAATCACTgatttcatattttttttttttgttgaaaataattttcctttttaatattcCACTACCTAAAATTTCTATCCATTTGTTATTATGAAATACTTCTGCTTGTAATGAGTGTGTAGTAAAATCAAAAGAATCTTTTCTTATTCTCCATTTATAATTAGGTCCAAAGATGTTGGATAATAATTCacacaaaaaatatacaagttgtttttttttgtgtacTAATTCGTTGgttattttaaaatatatatcaatttGATTAAAAAAGGGGAAATGTAatttatcaatattatctttcctaaaaatattagatataatacaaaaattatCTCTTTGcttatttaatatgtttgaattgtttattatatgtacattattattttcaacgatttctttattaatataattatcttgctttttttttatattcttatttacatcaatattattattaggTGTATTTTCACTATATGGATTATTTCTTACATATATTGTATCATTacatttttgtatattctGTTCCttgtcattattttttaataaatcatatatgTATGGAAATAAAGAGGTAGCTTgaggaatatataaataatcatgagaaaaatagaaattattttttattgaaGTTGTTTCGTTTGTATCTCTTATAAGTATTTCtttaaaacataaattcttataataaagtgggcatttattatatactaaataaaaagatgtttttttttttaaaaaatttaatacctcttcttttatttcatttaatggatgattctttattttgtaaacatatttaaatctattgtaatttattatatcatcttttatatgataatttttattaagctttctaaaatatatatcgCTGATCTGTggattttttttataactttCTATAAATTCAATAGTAACAAATATGAAACAAATaaagaaggaaaaaaaCATTTCCTGGTCAAGGGGTTACGGTTACGTCCTCTTGCTAACAAAATGtaacacaaaaaaaaaataaaaataaataaataaatatataaataaatatataaataaatatataaataaataaataaatatatatataaataaataaataaatatatatatatatatatatatatatatatatatatatatatttacatttttttatttattcatttgaattattttaatatatatcctacattttattttcgttcaaaagggaaaataacaaataaacCCTTCCCCCTTTCGAAGGACATTTTCCTGACCttacttttttataataaaattttttatataattattttattttattttattttttaaataaaaatgaaattgaaaatgttcattatatatagagaataaataaatatatatataaaataaaaaatactattacaagatataatataataatactatattatattatattgtattgtattatattgtattgtattatattgtattatattatattatattatattatattatattatattatattatattatattatattatattatattatattatattgtattatatatttttatgtgtacttatatatatataataacatattacaaaaaaaacaaaattttttatatatttatccatatacatataatataaaaccATTTTGGGTTTATATTTCcctatatattttttttatgtttaaaTTGTTCACTGCGTTGgtttaaatattttaaagttttattaacatatttaaaaaagtataatataatgtatatatatataatatataataatatatataataaataaatcattaaataattaattatttaaaaaaaaaaaatttatgcataaatatatttttatttatttatcttttaaatttcaaaagaaaaaatatttaaaaaaataaaaaaaaaaaaaaaaaaataataataataaataaaaaataaaaaatataaaaatataaaaataaaaaaataaaaaaataaaaaactaATAGATATTATATTAGGACAAAATAAGTGTTATGTAAAATTAACAAtagaaaatgataaatattataaaaaaaattaaaaatatatacaatatatacaatatatacaatttatatatatatatatatatatatatatgtgtatatatttaattttttttattcatcATAATTGTATCCGTCATTCATAGAATCTTCATCTTCatcttcttcatcttcttcatcttcctcatcatcatcatcataatcatcatcatccaaatcatcttcatcatcttcatcGTCTTCATCGTCTTCATCGTCTTCATCTTCTTCATCGTCTTGATCAGtatcttcatcatcatgTAGTTTATGTTTATAAGTTCTTCTATGTTTACTTAAATAATTTGGTGAGTTAATAGAAGAATCTAAAATAcctttatcttttttttcatgaTCTACCATCATACATTCAGTAGTTAATACCATACTAGCAATACTACAActatttttaataacaCTTATAATAACATTGGTACTATCAATTATTCCTTTTTCTACCATATTAACAAATTTGTTTGTGTTAACATCATAACCGAACCCATATTTATCTTTagaatttaatataattttgaCAACATTGTCTCCATTAACTCCTGCGTTGTCAGCGATTTGCTTCGTTATTACATCTAAGCTACTAACTACTATATTAGCCCCCATTTTTTGTAATTCCATTTCAGATTCTAAATTCCCTATTAGTTCAAGATATTTCTTTTCGTCATTATTTGAACTTATTTGAAGATCTtcttcaatttttttatgtatttcTTGTATGAAATTagattttataatttctaAATAAGTAACACCACCTCCTGGTACATATCCAATATCTATTGCACTTTTTACAGCATTTGTTGCATcttcatatttaaattttctttctttttgttCAGTCTCTGAATTACCAcctattaatattttagCAATACCACCTGATAAAGCTGCTATACGTTCATTTAATTTCtctttatcatattttgaagtggtttcttcatattccttttttaatacatttatacGTTCATCTAtctcttttttatattcctCTTTTGTTATCAAACTAGTCCTGTCTTTCTTTACTATCAACGTATTTGCACTTCCTAATAAAGACAAATAGTTATTATCAAAGCTGCTCATGTTGTTATGCAAATTGTTTAAATCTAAACCTACATCTGCGCTAATGTATTTACTGTTAGTTACAATACATAAATCTTTTAGATAGTCTTTTCTTCTATCACCAAATGATGGAGCTCTTATAGGAAcctaaaaaaataaaataaataaaataaataaaaatatataaaaatatataaaaatatataaaaatatataaaaatatataaatatatataaaaatatataaatatatataaaaatatataaatatatataaaaatatataaatatatataaatatatataaatatatataaaaatatataaatatatataaaaatatataaatatatatattgtacaTATTCAAAACATTTACACAATTAACTAttcaatatatacatatatatatatatatatatatatatatatatgtatgtataatatgtgtaatttttttcagtGTAAACATTTGGTGTGTAAGAAAAATGTACCatagaaaataattctttaattGCGAATTATtctatttctttttttttctcttttttttttttttttttttttttatNNNNNNNNNNNNNNNNNNNNNNNNNNNNNNNNNNNNNNNNNNNNNNNNNNNNNNNNNNNNNNNNNNNNNNNNNNNNNNNNNNNNNNNNNNNNNNNNNNNNNNNNNNNNNNNNNNNNNNNNNNNNNNNNNNNNNNNNNNNNNNNNNNNNNNNNNNNNNNNNNNNNNNNNNNNNNNNNNNNNNNNNNNNNNNNNNNNNNNNNNNNNNNNNNNNNNNNNNNNNNNNNNNNNNNNNNNNNNNNNNNNNNNNNNNNNNNNNNNNNNNNNNNNNNNNNNNNNNNNNNNNNNNNNNNNNNNNNNNNNNNNNNNNNNNNNNNNNNNNNNNNNNNNNNNNNNNNNNNNNNNNNNNNNNNNNNNNNNNNNNNNNNNNNNNNNNNNNNNNNNNNNNNNNNNNNNNNNNNNNTTTTAACGTACCACTTTTATTGCGCCCTTTAACTTGTTTATGATCAAGGTCTGCAAGACTTCATTACTAAAATCATCAGCTATAATACACAATGgttgtttatttttagcGAATATTTCCAGAATTGGTAAAATGGATTGaatattatcaatattttgATCTGTTATTAAAGTGGATACATTAGAATATTCAATATAATCcttattttcattatataaaagatatgGATTAATAATTCCTCTATCAAAATTATAACCTTCAGTAAATTCTAATTTGTCATTAATATCAGCATTATCATCTAATATGATGGCTGCATTTTTTCCTAATTTATCATAAGCATTAGCAATAATTTGTCCCATATGTACATCATTATTACTTGCTATGGTTGCTATATTAAGTATAtctttatatgtttttatagGTGTAGATAAAgatttaattttttcaataatCATTTT is part of the Plasmodium reichenowi strain SY57 chromosome 12, whole genome shotgun sequence genome and harbors:
- a CDS encoding hypothetical protein (conserved Plasmodium protein, unknown function), which codes for MPDTKYENLLQYDLKIYRNDILEKEKKKNDLRNILFFPSLFWFNGQFCPPIPVVKYDSNLCTFKVKDYVTCSIHKFSVIIRRIVKNEILHVNMFNEKKVLSCVFYINIDYILKLSNIINKYMLLDFVRLTTSLFEKENELIKYTYKKNTSLWYKLFCYNEKNEIHLFDVEKNKSLLSFSEKNQITCLTFNFLYISKKNSLYNKLFNDIYDENKIKIVDIDNIDKQIVTKNMYCFELSQDKINNTYNTCKDNEKHLKIFKNLFYQLIYGDDQGNVYFFVPQKNVKIKKKLRNEKINLIETNVKEYFKVQNKNDLYHNIKNNHYIFVAYKECIQVVQFYFFEIYFVINFVHEKLYSMTTKFNNLGQNYLSFSTKNYVKIYNINEMKEINSINNNIIIQKHDENNEKENIILHEIDRSSENQEVQEEEEEEEKKKKKKKNCLIACPVQKLHEQTGEKNINENYKEIIFDDMEYKKYENNENMEEQNKNDSFIYTSNKNHKNNNNKNISDKKDLKYYTCIHFDSADNIYISSDKGIINVYNLNEKRIIKSFHINCKIIFYLYFFILNNKEYIYIYDSEKFYCLYVIDEKKNVYKIFTLSLWIYYIICFNNNIIFSLGNENIYNLQLKKYNNNNNNNILNSIYSNNINICIFLINHPQLPIIAFINKKSVFGFFYLTKVQKKRPNQEKNIIIPNIRENQHIISICWFGKPKNIIKNKDILFDHDNINDIIEKTNNSNDVQTNSHCVYESVCLKNNHIDIIENNVTKENNKKKRKKRNMMKMEGLKIDMNNNIYPNTFDTYLVILNEKGLYLYNIITNEILKLNNELLNNLYEFKGKKYMASTIFNNEIYVFILYEKKLLFFNHNMEFDSYDINLNEKINKMYLKDNILFLLSNSNIYFIFIEYLLINLLNKKFNVLKNCIHDIKDDTNGVIINSNMSNNINSDIIHANNHIEKLVYQEKENEKKYVSQGHELYIRKLKFPQNFKILLFDFYYMTNGELYIAIFSKKKKIMIYKINLYHEDYNNRKQRNEENTILEIEAQLIAQFINFYIFEHINKVGSILCMKFFYNSEKKKIYLVFGGLEQFLFSWNFLKYPIIQKK
- a CDS encoding phenylalanyl-tRNA synthetase alpha chain, putative, which translates into the protein MFFSFFICFIFVTIEFIESYKKNPQISDIYFRKLNKNYHIKDDIINYNRFKYVYKIKNHPLNEIKEEVLNFLKKKTSFYLVYNKCPLYYKNLCFKEILIRDTNETTSIKNNFYFSHDYLYIPQATSLFPYIYDLLKNNDKEQNIQKCNDTIYVRNNPYSENTPNNNIDVNKNIKKKQDNYINKEIVENNNVHIINNSNILNKQRDNFCIISNIFRKDNIDKLHFPFFNQIDIYFKITNELVHKKKQLVYFLCELLSNIFGPNYKWRIRKDSFDFTTHSLQAEVFHNNKWIEILGSGILKRKIIFNKKKKYEISDYLAVGIGLDRIAMIKWDIDRIRDLYLYIYNTEKNIYSVEQHNEKNKCSQHISNDIFNKNINEYINHNDSNNHNNVKNYFLKSKKNENQNDKHQDENILLSSPKLEGQKLRHNLLTHIKQKIHIQQKQKSINIPHEEVLYFSNLYNIKDEQRDLSFYSNEQWNNEDFIKNIMELKNIKNLHFLKTVYLFDIFLNEQSKKTSYAYKFIYTPTTNIKEQHVFKNHVKELHEQIITQITKMYNIIIR
- a CDS encoding 60 kDa chaperonin, producing the protein MRMKRIRILLLVIFLVCLRYGYSIKKKRSPNNKNRLFINKRLKYINSKIISRRKENYVKMKMTENKVKGKDIIYGNECRNELLKGILTVSDVVKLTLGPRGRNVLLEKEYGSPLIINDGVTIAKNISLKDRKKNNGVKLMQESTNISNDKAGDGTSSTALMTATITKKGIEQVNRNHNPIPIQRGIQLASKMIIEKIKSLSTPIKTYKDILNIATIASNNDVHMGQIIANAYDKLGKNAAIILDDNADINDKLEFTEGYNFDRGIINPYLLYNENKDYIEYSNVSTLITDQNIDNIQSILPILEIFAKNKQPLCIIADDFSNEVLQTLIINKLKGAIKVVPIRAPSFGDRRKDYLKDLCIVTNSKYISADVGLDLNNLHNNMSSFDNNYLSLLGSANTLIVKKDRTSLITKEEYKKEIDERINVLKKEYEETTSKYDKEKLNERIAALSGGIAKILIGGNSETEQKERKFKYEDATNAVKSAIDIGYVPGGGVTYLEIIKSNFIQEIHKKIEEDLQISSNNDEKKYLELIGNLESEMELQKMGANIVVSSLDVITKQIADNAGVNGDNVVKIILNSKDKYGFGYDVNTNKFVNMVEKGIIDSTNVIISVIKNSCSIASMVLTTECMMVDHEKKDKGILDSSINSPNYLSKHRRTYKHKLHDDEDTDQDDEEDEDDEDDEDDEDDEDDLDDDDYDDDDEEDEEDEEDEDEDSMNDGYNYDE